The Candidatus Microthrix subdominans genome includes a window with the following:
- the scpB gene encoding SMC-Scp complex subunit ScpB, whose protein sequence is MTAEPPVEEPDEAGPGAASSDELRRALEALIMVSDQPADPALLAELLGIDVATVDELAGNLATEFAERSSGFVLARVAGGWRFESHPDCAPWVERYVLAGQSTRLSAAALETLAIIAYKQPISRAQVSAVRGVNADGVIRTLTQRGYIDEIARDPGPGQAVLLGTTRDFLERMGLDSLEELPGVADFVPGPEVVEALERGLALDATEPIDPPEPVVGHIADGAANGVEARPVSNGEQQESPELSDPPDWPDPQ, encoded by the coding sequence ATGACGGCTGAGCCGCCGGTCGAGGAGCCCGACGAGGCGGGGCCGGGCGCGGCCAGCTCCGACGAGCTGCGGCGGGCGCTCGAGGCGCTGATCATGGTGTCGGACCAACCGGCCGATCCGGCCCTGCTGGCCGAGCTGCTCGGGATCGATGTTGCGACGGTCGATGAGCTGGCGGGCAACCTGGCCACCGAGTTCGCCGAGCGCAGCAGCGGGTTTGTGCTGGCCCGGGTGGCGGGCGGCTGGCGCTTCGAGAGCCATCCCGACTGCGCCCCTTGGGTGGAGCGCTACGTGCTCGCCGGCCAGTCGACCCGCCTGTCCGCGGCCGCGCTGGAGACGCTGGCGATCATCGCCTACAAGCAGCCGATCAGCCGTGCGCAGGTGAGTGCGGTGCGGGGCGTGAACGCCGACGGCGTGATTCGCACGCTGACCCAGCGGGGTTACATCGACGAGATCGCCCGCGATCCCGGCCCCGGCCAGGCGGTGCTGTTGGGCACCACCCGGGACTTCCTCGAGCGGATGGGCCTCGACAGCCTGGAGGAACTGCCCGGGGTCGCCGACTTCGTACCCGGACCCGAGGTGGTCGAGGCGCTTGAACGGGGGCTGGCCCTCGACGCCACCGAGCCGATCGATCCTCCGGAACCGGTGGTGGGCCACATCGCCGACGGCGCTGCCAACGGCGTCGAAGCGAGGCCGGTGAGCAACGGCGAGCAACAGGAGTCACCCGAGCTGAGCGACCCGCCCGATTGGCCGGATCCCCAGTGA
- a CDS encoding segregation/condensation protein A, whose product MSYEVSTPVFEGPFDLLLHLILSDQVDLYEVSLTQIVDGYLAELTRMEHLDLEVATEFLLIAATLVELKARRLLPVDEGIDLDDELALFEERDLLLSRLLDAKTFKDAARVLEVLHLRAARSVPRRAGPEERFWSLAPDLLEGVSPLDLRRAYLAAIAPKPKPAVDLSHVSSIRFSVTDVVADLIAELPGTGPIGFRALTEGLADRVEVVVHFLALLELFKQGRVDLAQTESFGDIMVTWVASDSEFDLASVDSYDG is encoded by the coding sequence GTGAGCTACGAGGTGTCCACACCGGTGTTCGAGGGGCCCTTCGATCTGCTGTTGCACCTGATCCTGTCCGACCAGGTCGACCTGTACGAGGTGTCGCTCACCCAGATCGTCGACGGCTACCTGGCCGAGCTGACCCGCATGGAGCACCTCGACCTGGAGGTGGCCACGGAGTTTCTCCTGATCGCCGCCACCCTGGTCGAGCTGAAGGCCCGGCGCCTGTTGCCGGTCGACGAGGGGATCGACCTCGACGACGAGCTGGCCTTGTTCGAGGAGCGCGACCTGCTGCTGTCCCGTCTGCTCGACGCCAAGACGTTCAAGGACGCCGCCCGGGTGCTCGAGGTGCTGCACCTGCGGGCCGCCCGCTCGGTGCCGCGCCGCGCCGGCCCCGAAGAGCGCTTCTGGAGCCTGGCCCCCGACCTGCTCGAGGGTGTCAGCCCGCTCGACCTGCGACGCGCCTATCTGGCGGCGATCGCCCCGAAGCCCAAGCCGGCGGTCGACCTGTCGCACGTCTCCTCGATCCGCTTCAGCGTGACCGACGTCGTTGCGGACCTGATCGCCGAGCTGCCCGGCACGGGGCCGATCGGGTTCCGGGCACTCACCGAGGGGCTGGCCGACCGGGTCGAGGTGGTCGTGCACTTCCTGGCCCTACTCGAGCTGTTCAAGCAGGGCCGGGTGGACCTGGCCCAGACCGAATCGTTCGGCGACATCATGGTCACCTGGGTCGCCAGCGACTCGGAGTTCGACCTGGCGTCGGTCGACAGCTATGACGGCTGA